One segment of Macrotis lagotis isolate mMagLag1 chromosome 1, bilby.v1.9.chrom.fasta, whole genome shotgun sequence DNA contains the following:
- the MRPS24 gene encoding small ribosomal subunit protein uS3m, with protein MAAPLFGGRCGLRVAVAGAPELLAACRGLHATAACCKNRAARVRVGKGDKPVTYEQAHPPHYIAHRKGWLSLHTGNLHGEDGAAERTVEDVFIRKFLRGTFPGCLADEAVLKRRHNELLVCALLLRRLPPAKLYFLLGYSEALLAALYKCPVRLCLQTLAARPVYKRL; from the exons ATGGCGGCGCCCTTGTTCGGCGGGCGCTGCGGCCTGCGG GTGGCCGTCGCCGGGGCCCCGGAGCTGCTGGCCGCCTGCCGCGGGCTCCACGCCACCGCGGCTTGCTGCAAG AACCGCGCGGCGCGGGTCCGAGTGGGGAAGGGGGACAAGCCGGTGACGTACGAGCAGGCGCACCCCCCGCACTACATCGCGCACCGCAAGGGCTGGCTGTCGCTGCACACGG GCAACCTGCACGGCGAGGACGGCGCGGCGGAGCGCACGGTGGAGGACGTGTTCATCCGCAAGTTCCTGCGCGGCACGTTCCCGGGCTGCCTGGCGGACGAGGCCGTGCTGAAGCGCCGCCACAACGAGCTGCTGGTGTGCGCCCTGCTGCTGCGGCGCCTGCCGCCCGCCAAGCTCTACTTCCTGCTGGGCTACAGCGAGGCGCTGCTGGCCGCGCTCTACAAGTGCCCCGTGCGCCTCTGCCTGCAGACGCTGGCGGCCAGGCCCGTGTACAAGCGCCTCTAG